A section of the Flavobacterium ardleyense genome encodes:
- a CDS encoding exo-beta-N-acetylmuramidase NamZ family protein: protein MNFIPNSTLVFLMSIATLISCANSKKKHDNNIVDKPLTAINVEVTQEVLKEQIITGAENSTKYLPLLANKKVGIVTNQSGTVRIANENKTVSLVDFLIENKVNVQKIYAPEHGFRGTADAGEHIVDGKDSKTGLPIISLYGDNKKPKPAQLANIDVMVFDLQDVGARFYTYISTLHYIMEACAEANIPLIVLDRPNPNGGIVDGPVLDMAYTSFVGMHPIPVLHGMTMGEYAKMINVQKWLKNKVECRLTVIPCENYSKKMKYDLPVKPSPNLPNAQSVNLYASLCFFEGTNVSVGRGTEKQFQIYGSPFLNKNGFSFTPQPNEGAKTPPYNGVKCYGEDLSQIALLDKLELKWLLKAYDETADKSKFFNSFFTKLAGSKKLQEQIEAGMSEESIRKSWEKDLASFKIIRKIYEIY from the coding sequence ATGAATTTTATTCCTAACTCGACGCTCGTATTTTTGATGAGTATCGCAACGTTGATTTCTTGTGCAAATAGTAAGAAGAAACACGATAATAATATTGTTGATAAACCACTTACAGCCATTAACGTGGAGGTTACACAAGAGGTGCTAAAAGAGCAAATAATAACAGGCGCTGAAAACTCTACAAAATATCTTCCACTACTTGCCAACAAAAAAGTAGGAATTGTGACAAATCAGTCTGGAACAGTTAGAATCGCTAACGAAAACAAAACAGTTAGTCTTGTAGACTTTCTTATTGAAAACAAAGTTAATGTTCAGAAAATTTACGCTCCAGAGCACGGATTCCGTGGTACTGCAGATGCGGGTGAACATATTGTTGATGGCAAAGACAGCAAAACTGGCCTTCCGATTATTTCGCTCTATGGCGACAATAAGAAGCCAAAACCTGCGCAACTTGCAAATATTGATGTGATGGTATTTGACCTTCAGGATGTAGGCGCGCGTTTCTACACTTATATTTCGACTCTCCATTATATTATGGAGGCTTGTGCAGAAGCAAATATTCCACTAATTGTTTTGGACAGACCCAATCCGAATGGTGGCATTGTTGACGGTCCCGTTTTGGATATGGCTTATACGAGTTTTGTTGGAATGCACCCAATTCCTGTTTTGCATGGAATGACGATGGGCGAATATGCCAAAATGATAAATGTGCAAAAATGGCTTAAAAATAAAGTTGAATGTAGGCTGACGGTAATTCCGTGCGAGAACTATTCGAAAAAAATGAAGTATGATTTACCTGTAAAACCTTCGCCAAATTTACCAAATGCGCAGAGCGTGAATCTCTATGCGAGTCTTTGCTTTTTTGAAGGAACTAATGTGAGCGTAGGTCGCGGAACTGAAAAGCAGTTTCAAATTTATGGTTCACCATTTCTAAATAAAAATGGTTTTAGTTTTACACCACAGCCGAATGAGGGTGCAAAAACGCCTCCGTACAATGGAGTCAAATGTTACGGTGAAGATTTATCTCAAATTGCACTTCTAGATAAGCTGGAATTAAAGTGGCTACTTAAAGCTTATGATGAAACGGCAGATAAGTCCAAATTCTTTAACTCCTTTTTTACCAAACTTGCTGGTAGCAAAAAACTGCAAGAACAAATAGAAGCCGGTATGTCTGAGGAATCTATCAGAAAATCCTGGGAGAAGGACTTGGCAAGTTTTAAAATAATAAGAAAGATTTATGAAATCTATTAA